The DNA window AACTCCCTGTCTACCGAACCCAGTGCATCTCACTTGCCCCTGCTGCAAGGGAATAGCGCTCGCCTTTGCATTCGGCGGCAAGGACGACCCGTGGTATGTCTTCGGTACCTGCACGGAATGCGGGTCCACCGTGTACCGCGCCGCCACACTCGGCGAAATAACCAATGAGCTGCAGCGCGCGCTCCAAGCAACGGGTTTCACGCCGCCAACCGCTACGCAGCTGCTACACACGAATGGGCACACACACCAAGCGTTGATCTCCGAACTCGAAGCGCTCGGCGAAATACTCCTCCCGCCTCACTTTTTCGGCTTCATTGTAGCGGCGCCCGAAACCATGCGGGCTTGGACCAATACGCCACGCGCACGCGCCTGGAACTGGACGCACACCGTGACCATCGTGCACCCGCCCACCGGAGCGCGCATGGAACCGGTGCAGGGGCTCATTGAGCAAATTGCAAACTTTGTGGAAGCCTATCTGTACCGCACGGGCCACCTCCCCGAACTGGAACAGCTCGGCCCGGAGGGCCTCGCGCTCTATTTCCCAATGACGAGCCAAGAGCCGTTGGTGCGCGTACTGCCTGAGGATTCGCCGGAGGAGCTGGCCGCGTACGAAAATGACGGCGAGCCGCCAGAGCAGAGCGATATGGAAACGGACATCGACCTCGTGGTAGAAAGCTTCCGCGCCGGAGCGCTCGCCGACGATGCACTCTGCCGAGTGAAGGATCGGATGGAGGAAGAAAGCGTCTACGATTACGCCAGTCAGACCGGTGCGCTCAGCGGTATGTGGCTCAGTCCGGAGACCGTAGCCGCGGAATACCTCGCGATTGATGAGGACGAGCTACGCCAAGCGTGCGAGCTGGCAGAATGGGAGCCGGTGACGGAAGAGCACCGGATGCAGTTCCTCGAAGGGTGGCGCTTGCCGCCGCTCGAAGAAGATGCGGATGTGGCGCATCTGTTGATGTCGGTACTGCTCACGGCATCGTCGGGGGATTCGGTTGTGCTTGTGGTGGACGTGCGCGGGTACAGTTTTTCGGGGGTGAGCACTAACTGGAGTGGGGTTTTGGAGACGGAGGGCGAGTACTTGGAGCAGATAAAGAAGGAAGGGTGGGTCAAGGGGGCGGAGGGGTTTGCGGAGTTGTCGTTGGAGCGGAAGGTCGAGATTGTGCGCAATGTCACCAAGAAGGTGGCGCGGTAAAGCGGAGTAATCGCGGGCGCGGTCAGGCGTGTGGCGCCGTGTGCGCCCTATGGCTTGGCTGCGCCCGTCACTAGCTCTTGCCGCAGGCACTGCTCCACCGCCCCCACCACCGTCCTCTCCCCCCAATACTCCTCGTGCGACAACGGATTCCAACTCTTCAACAACCAACTCAGCACCCCGCCACCCGCATTCACCGCCACATCGTCCACCACCTTCGCGTACTGCGGTGAGAGCGCGGCCAGCGGCCATCCCATCACGTCGTCCTTGTCGTAGAAGTTCCGCCACCCGCACCCGTGGCGCGTGAACGGCAAGATGTCGCGCTCGGCGTGCGCGGCCACAAAAATCGGAATGTTGCAGCCGGTGGTGTAGAACGCGCGTAACTGCGAGCCGGCGAGGTAGGCCCAGTCGTCGGCGGTGAGTGTGGCGTTGCCGGCTATGGCGTGCTGGTAATGCTCGGGGTTTTGCCACATGCCAACGGTGGGGCGGTGCGCGGCGTCGGGGTTGCTGGTGGTGGTGGTGGTGTTGTTGTTGTTGTTGCCGGTGGCATAGCCCTTGGCGTCCCAGAAATAACAGGACGACACTTGGCAGCCGAGTGAGTGCGCGAGCATCACCACTGGGCCATTGCCCACCGCTTGGCGCGCGCGCCATAACTCTTTGGCAATGGCGGCCTGCGCTTGCGCGTACACACTGGTCACGGCTTCCTTGCCGTCCTCGAGTCCGGCGGCGTCGGCAAAACCATAGAGCAGGAACTCGCGCACGTCGCCCCAGCGCACATTGTGCTTCACTTTGTTCCACACCCGCTCTTCGTTTTTCTGGAGCAGGTTCTGGTAATACACGGAGCCAAAGTGTACGTCGCGGGCAGCGGCGCCGAGCCGGCGGCGCAGCTGGGCAAAGAGTGCGTCGGCGTAGGTAGGGGCGGTGCGGCCCATGCCGTGCACGGTGATGAGTGCGAGTTTGGGGGGCATTGGGGAATTATGTGGGGGGTGGGGAAGTTGCGTAGTCCTGGTAAAGTTTGGCGGAATCGAAAAGCGGCGCTAGGGCGAGGCGTGGCGAGCCGCGTGGGCTAGCGCTTCCCTAGCTTTTTGACGCCCGTTACGAGCGCCACCACAACCCCGCCGGCAATCACACCTGTGAGAGCGTGGAGCAGCGTCTGCGCGAGCGTCCCCACCACGCCGCCACCCACGCCGCTGACCATGCTTTCAATGAAGTGCTCAATGGGCGCCACGCCGTGCGCAATAATACTGCCGCCCACCATGAACATTACGGTGGTTCCCACCACTGTAAGCGAGCGCATCAGCCACGGCGCGAGGCGCAAGAGCATGGCGCCAAAGGCCTTTCCCACGCCTCGGCCTCGGTGGAGCGCGAGCCCGAGGTCGTCGAGTTTCACGATCGCGGCGACCAATCCATAAACCAACACCGTGATAGCGACGCCGATCACGCTCAGCGCGCCGATCTGCTGCGCAATGGGTTGCGTGGATATGGTGCCGAGCGCAATGACGACGATCTCGGCGGAGAGAATAAAGTCGGTGCGGATGGCGCCCTTGATGCGCTCCTGCTCGATCGCCACGAGGTCTACCTGCACGTT is part of the Gemmatimonadota bacterium genome and encodes:
- a CDS encoding DUF808 domain-containing protein, whose amino-acid sequence is MPSSLFALLDDITSLLDDIAVLSKVAVRKTAGVVGDDLALNAEQVTGFAAERELPVVWAVAKGSLLNKLILVPSALLISAFAPALVLPLLMIGGIYLCFEGFEKVAHKLLHRADSDAHERTLAAALVNVQVDLVAIEQERIKGAIRTDFILSAEIVVIALGTISTQPIAQQIGALSVIGVAITVLVYGLVAAIVKLDDLGLALHRGRGVGKAFGAMLLRLAPWLMRSLTVVGTTVMFMVGGSIIAHGVAPIEHFIESMVSGVGGGVVGTLAQTLLHALTGVIAGGVVVALVTGVKKLGKR